From the genome of Biomphalaria glabrata chromosome 1, xgBioGlab47.1, whole genome shotgun sequence, one region includes:
- the LOC106060577 gene encoding uncharacterized protein LOC106060577, giving the protein MFVYCYMRSLNTIIVSTMFRKFGCLSVFSRRLKRLLFGLLYVSIVISFVCLTSLVPPKIAVPKFSQSLLSENYNSHNRRTQATDYNIHILTQLLQERLKEVSSAEKTGHSPVCETNASIGDSCLTTGCYRLKMPTALRDRIEQIVSPEYMRLSLPSKKLLEMMAANVSGSFNVTIISALSSNHFMEAQGLIYKVHQHLLPYLINFTFIIYNLGLSSEERSFIAQICKCHLIDFPFQIFSRFVSLLHCYTWKALIVNAHITKTNVLIWADTSVRFLQDPQSIRNIFSQVKTRGIQLGKGKKIVAHNTLASMFHYFQDEPCMYLKYNEAMSGMIVVNNDLLVRQAILEPWAACALNGSCMCPTERSDLHHIVKASTCRTRKSLYQYGVCHRFDQSAISILIAKLYQEHYNHVVRNYSEFWAIDRNDRTPYPGLTFRADRKN; this is encoded by the coding sequence ATGTTTGTGTACTGTTACATGCGAAGCCTTAACACAATTATCGTCTCGACAATGTTTCGGAAGTTTGGTTGCTTGTCTGTGTTTTCTAGACGTTTGAAGCGACTATTATTTGGCCTACTATATGTTTCTATTGTTATTTCTTTTGTATGCTTGACATCGCTTGTTCCTCCGAAAATTGCTGTGCCTAAATTCAGCCAATCATTGTTGAGTGAAAACTACAACAGCCATAATCGTAGGACTCAAGCCACGGactacaatattcacattttaACTCAACTTCTGCAGGAAAGATTAAAAGAGGTTTCGTCGGCTGAGAAAACTGGTCACAGCCCGGTTTGTGAGACGAACGCCTCTATTGGAGACAGTTGCTTGACTACCGGTTGTTACCGACTCAAAATGCCGACTGCACTTCGAGACAGGATAGAACAAATCGTCAGTCCTGAATATATGAGACTGTCTTTGCCTTCCAAGAAACTCTTAGAAATGATGGCTGCGAACGTATCCGGTTCCTTCAATGTCACAATCATCTCAGCACTTTCCAGCAATCATTTCATGGAGGCTCAAGGCTTGATTTATAAAGTACATCAACATCTGTTGCCCTATCTTATTAATTTCACTTTCATTATCTACAATTTAGGGTTGAGCTCCGAAGAAAGAAGCTTTATTGCCCAAATTTGTAAATGCCATCTGATTGATTTTCCTTTCCAGATCTTTTCAAGATTCGTCTCTCTGTTGCATTGCTACACGTGGAAAGCGCTCATTGTTAACGCGCACATAACAAAAACGAATGTCCTGATATGGGCAGATACCTCTGTACGTTTTCTTCAAGATCCTCAGTCCATTAGAAACATCTTTAGCCAAGTCAAGACTCGCGGTATTCAACTTGGTAAAGGGAAAAAGATTGTTGCTCATAATACATTAGCCAGCATGTTTCACTATTTCCAAGACGAGCCTTGCATGTACCTCAAATATAACGAGGCAATGTCCGGAATGATTGTCGTAAACAACGATCTTTTGGTTAGGCAAGCTATTTTAGAGCCGTGGGCAGCTTGCGCCCTCAACGGTAGCTGTATGTGCCCAACAGAGAGGAGTGATTTACATCACATTGTCAAGGCTTCAACATGCCGTACCAGGAAAAGTCTGTATCAGTATGGAGTATGCCATCGGTTTGACCAATCGGCCATCTCCATACTGATTGCCAAACTTTATCAAGAACACTATAACCACGTGGTTCGAAATTATTCCGAGTTCTGGGCGATAGATAGAAACGATAGGACGCCTTATCCTGGATTAACTTTCAGGGCAGATCGTAAAAACTAG
- the LOC106060576 gene encoding uncharacterized protein LOC106060576: MLRLGKFSFYVLLFLSGILANSLIYNIFQVLNKSKSERILRQNLNYWQQEEAVESKDAFVERMASVLTQKLAAVTDSEKTENFVSCINEEVIGNSCASTGCLRLQLPTSVRERVNQLVRPYHLHLSDNITTVLREMRAQVPGTYEIIVVTATSSNHFEEAKSMISNVRVNLLPHLNNFTFIVYNLGLTEDEALQLSRNCNCLLIRFPFEKCPPHVSYLKCYTWKPIIVNAHITQTHWLLWADASIRFHQDFKHTADLLERARTRGLQVGWSPNSIAYQTLQSTFHFFGDEACAYQPYMSSLNAVIVFYNEEFVRRLILEPWSACAMSSQCMCPADEQDLQAIRISCHKRKGKYDYGICHRFDQSALSIIGTKLYQGLVGHIFLQDLRNFVDVRRGDKVIEKGAPFDTNELSKLL; this comes from the coding sequence ATGTTACGCTTAGGAAAGTTCAGCTTTTATGTGTTGTTATTTCTTTCGGGGATACTAGCCAattctttaatttataacatCTTTCAAGTTCTGAATAAATCAAAAAGTGAAAGAATTTTGCGTCAGAATTTGAACTATTGGCAGCAAGAAGAAGCCGTTGAATCGAAAGACGCTTTTGTCGAAAGGATGGCGTCAGTGTTGACCCAAAAGCTTGCCGCCGTAACCGATTCAGAAAAGACTGAAAACTTTGTGTCGTGCATCAACGAAGAGGTGATAGGAAACAGCTGCGCGTCCACTGGATGTCTCCGGCTCCAGCTGCCTACCTCAGTTCGCGAGCGGGTAAATCAGCTAGTGAGACCCTACCATCTTCACCTGTCTGACAACATCACCACGGTGCTCCGGGAGATGCGAGCTCAGGTTCCCGGAACTTACGAAATAATTGTCGTGACTGCGACGTCTTCCAATCACTTTGAAGAGGCCAAGAGCATGATCTCCAACGTTAGAGTTAACTTACTGCCACATTTAAACAACTTCACTTTCATTGTGTACAACCTAGGACTGACAGAGGACGAGGCACTGCAGCTCTCTAGAAACTGTAATTGCCTTTTGATACGTTTCCCTTTTGAAAAATGTCCCCCTCATGTCAGCTACCTCAAATGTTACACTTGGAAGCCGATAATTGTCAATGCACACATCACTCAAACCCATTGGCTCTTGTGGGCAGATGCTTCTATACGCTTCCATCAGGACTTTAAACATACGGCGGATTTGCTAGAGAGAGCTAGAACACGAGGACTGCAGGTGGGTTGGTCTCCTAACTCAATCGCTTATCAAACTTTACAGTCAACATTTCACTTCTTTGGAGACGAGGCGTGCGCCTATCAACCTTACATGAGCTCTTTGAACGCTGTTATCGTTTTCTACAACGAAGAGTTCGTCAGACGTCTGATATTAGAGCCTTGGAGCGCATGCGCTATGAGTAGTCAGTGCATGTGTCCAGCAGACGAGCAGGACCTTCAGGCAATAAGAATCTCCTGTCACAAACGAAAGGGAAAATATGACTATGGAATATGTCACCGTTTTGACCAATCAGCTTTGAGCATCATTGGTACAAAACTCTATCAGGGCCTAGTGGGACATATTTTCTTGCAAGATTTACGAAATTTCGTTGATGTAAGAAGAGGTGACAAGGTCATAGAAAAAGGTGCACCATTTGACACAAATGAGTTATCCAAATTATTGTGA
- the LOC106060574 gene encoding VPS10 domain-containing receptor SorCS1-like, whose product MAVYNKQSNIIYNMFVLAFCCITMLIVSVDSAIFSIKNKHSQRPKLYSVGLDVTYDSFLNGKKIDQDLQSESLGVVVGAGDRFRSSNNLKSNVNSMTQTAPDWYHRSKRNPTLSHAEIIKERVVLNGTEKSTQAFIHWVGKGTSERIFVLTCKIDYKNRISLVEHSQLWRSDDYGSSFKVMSFGPDTRISYMYPFPTDSSKLIFTDVMAKKIYTTDDELNTNKSYTVDVEPDIIVPHPVDPSKFLLYSLTQRKLYVSINFGVNVTLLAEDVMPNFFWAETDKIADIVHMEIKGGMPAQSLYKSCVVPSCSSSEVYAELSEVGPFITGSLTVQREFIFVQKSNWNGSENYLAVSYQRQKFKRAYFPGDVKTNDFILLNLDAGQVFLAVNHGDFVNLYLSDVTGQYFTLSLENVSHTIRLNWFEVDFYEVEGMKWTFLVNKQISTKSGMKSKTYISYDKGGNWAPLVVNQTCKNAEECGLQLQFMQAGFLNSIYSESNAVGVIIAHGFTGNSSLELPSVFTSTNGGANWIQATIDKKPLNGIFRFNLMDQGGILTAISDGLLSGSNSTTVYYSLDQGYTWQSEQFDKENLIVKGVLTEPGITTMVESVFGHEMKEKPWTLIKLNFSQLLPKKCEDKDYIDWIPKDYNSVNTSCLLGSVVHYRRRNSSALCYSGGTSGTTKENKSCVCTQEDYECDFGFEKVGDTCNKSKWWNDYYLPSECEVNDTYHETNGYRKIPTDSCVESGISSKYERKVKPCPVIAPLRLSIISEAVNVQAGMEVTFHLEQAGGSTRETNYTWNFNDSSPSKEDIGFNNASMKKHIFHKSGHYMVSVTAVNVKGNTTAVAHVHVQEPIANAYIVAPWACVVKMQVTFSIVVASHARLVDSNSDHMHYIWRFGDEPINSLPTLTWNSTLSHAYNTSGLYKLTLEAVNAISSLYKEVVIQIFDKAKILILKFSENVSMYNLSQPLIGQLFTQRIRQQLAEDVGVNMNRLEAVLVSVDPVLVHLYIFQSNEDSEFNMTQIKTFVLDKISQGVLGVNILGRTYDTDNIIQIVSATELTTDEDNPSPNSGMNLKALFIAAPILVLAVIVSGVSFMYCRKKMSSLRQYNLLNNHDDTDAMLDDDEAPLDLNADFGIRESSRDDHLLESSGGSHLVMVTGNSSDHSVNC is encoded by the exons ATGgcagtctacaataaacaatcaAACATAATTTACAATATGTTTGTCCTGGCTTTTTGTTGCATAACGATGCTTATCGTTTCTGTAGACAGTGCtatattttcaattaaaaataaacattctcaACGTCCAAAGTTGTATTCAGTTGGTCTAGACGTGACATATGACTCAtttttaaatggaaaaaaaatagatcaagATCTTCAAAGTGAAAGTCTAGGAGTAGTAGTAGGAGCaggagatagatttagatctagtaataaccTGAAAAGTAATGTTAATTCCATGACTCAGACTGCGCCTGATTGGTATCATCGTTCTAAGAGAAATCCTACTCTATCTCACGCTGAAATAATTAAAGAAAGAGTTGTTTTGAATGGTACAGAAAAATCAACACAAGCTTTCATTCACTGGGTTGGGAAAGGCACCAGTGAG CGTATCTTTGTGCTTACATGTAAAATTGACTATAAAAATAGAATCTCTCTTGTGGAGCACAGTCAGCTCTGGAG ATCTGATGATTATGGCTCATCCTTTAAAGTTATGAGTTTTGGACCAGATACACGTATTTCTTATATGTATCCATTTCCAACTGATTCCTCAAAG CTCATCTTCACAGATGTGATGGCTAAAAAGATCTACACCACAGATGATGAGCTCAATACTAACAAGTCATACACAGTTGATGTGGAGCCAGACATTATAGTGCCACACCCTGTGGACCCCTCAAAGTTCTTACTCTACAGCCTGACTCAAAGAAAG TTGTATGTGTCCATCAACTTTGGTGTTAATGTGACCTTGTTAGCTGAGGATGTCATGCCTAATTTCTTTTG GGCTGAAACTGATAAAATTGCAGATATAGTGCATATGGAAATCAAAGGAGGAA TGCCAGCTCAGTCTTTGTACAAATCCTGTGTTGTACCCAGCTGTAGTAGCAGTGAGGTCTATGCTGAGTTAAGTGAAGTTGGTCCTTTCATAACTGGTAGTTTGACTGTCCAAAGAGAGTTCATCTTTGTTCAG aaaAGCAACTGGAATGGTTCAGAGAATTATTTAGCTGTTTCCTATCAGCGACAAAAATTCAAACGTGCTTACTTCCCTGGAGATGTAAAAACTAAT gACTTTATTTTGTTAAACTTAGATGCTGGGCAAGTGTTTTTGGCAGTGAACCATGGTGACTTTGTAAATCTGTATCTCTCTGATGTTACTGGCCAGTATTTCACGCTCAGTTTGGAGAATGTTTCTCATACCATTCGACTGAATTGGTTTGAAGTTGATTTCTATGAG GTTGAAGGAATGAAGTGGACTTTCTTAGTGAATAAACAAATCTCAACAAAATCTGGCATGAAATCTAAAACATACATTTCTTATGATAAAGGGGGCAACTGGGCTCCACTAGTAGTCAACCAAACTTGCAAAAAT GCTGAAGAATGTGGTCTGCAGCTTCAGTTCATGCAGGCAGGCTTCTTAAACTCCATTTATTCTGAGAGTAATGCTGTAGGAGTTATAATTGCTCATGGTTTTACTGGCAACTCATCACTAGAACTTCCCTCTGTATTCACTTCTACCAATGGGGGAGCCAATTGGATTCAAGCTACTATAGATAAG AAACCTCTTAATGGTATTTTCCGCTTCAACTTAATGGATCAAGGAGGCATTCTGACTGCTATTTCTGATGGTCTTCTCTCTGGATCTAATAGTACAACAGTATA TTATTCTCTTGACCAAGGCTACACCTGGCAGAGTGAACAATTTGATAAAGAAAATTTGATTGTGAAAGGAGTCTTGACAGAACCAGGTATCACCACCATGGTTGAGAG TGTATTTGGACATGAAATGAAAGAGAAACCATGGACATTAATCAAGTTAAATTTCTCACAGTTGCTGCCTAAAAAATGTGAAGACAAAGATTATATTGATTGGATTCCAAAGGATTATAATTCA GTGAACACCAGCTGTTTATTGGGTAGTGTTGTTCATTATAGAAGACGGAACTCTTCTGCTCTGTGCTATAGTGGAGGCACTTCAGGCACcaccaaagaaaacaaaagttgtgTGTGCACACAGGAAGACTATGAATG tgACTTTGGCTTTGAAAAAGTTGGTGATACCTGCAATAAGTCTAAATGGTGGAATGATTATTATTTGCCAAGTGAATGTGAGGTCAATGACACTTATCATGAAACCAATGG TTACAGAAAAATACCCACAGACAGTTGTGTTGAAAGTGGCATCAGTTcaaaatatgaaagaaaagtgaAGCCATGCCCAGTCATTGCTCCTTTAAGATTGTCCATCATTTCAGAAGCAGTGAATGTCCAAGCTGGGATGGAAGTTACATTTCATCTGGAGCAAGCAGGA GGTTCTACTCGTGAAACAAACTACACTTGGAACTTCAATGACTCTAGTCCCTCTAAAGAGGACATAGGATTCAATAATGCATCTATGAAAAAACATATTTTCCACAAGTCTGGCCACTACATGGTATCTGTGACAGCTGTGAATGTGAAAGGCAATACAACAGCAGTGGCTCATGTACATGTACAAG agccAATAGCCAATGCTTACATTGTTGCACCTTGGGCATGTGTGGTCAAAATGCAGGTGACATTTAGCATAGTTGTGGCTTCACATGCCCGACTGGTAGATTCTAACAGTGACCACATGCATTATATTTGGAGATTTGGTGATGAG CCCATTAACAGTTTACCAACCTTGACATGGAacagtacattatctcatgcaTACAATACATCTGGACTCTACAAACTTACATTGGAAGCTGTAAATGCCATTTCATCACTTTACAAGGAGGTAGTGATACAAATCTTTG ATAAGGCTAAAATTCTAATTCTGAAGTTCAGTGAGAATGTGTCTATGTATAATTTGAGTCAACCATTAATAGGCCAGTTGTTTACTCAAAGAATTAGGCAACAATTGGCTGAG GATGTTGGAGTAAATATGAACCGGTTGGAAGCTGTTCTGGTTAGTGTGGATCCAGTTCTAGTTCACCTGTACATTTTCCAGTCAAACGAAGACAGTGAATTCAATATGACACAG ATCAAAACAtttgtattagataagataagtcaAGGAGTTTTGGGTGTCAACATTTTAGGGAGAACTTATGACACTGATAACATTATCCAGATTGTTTCTGCCACTGAACTCACAa cTGATGAAGACAACCCATCTCCCAATAGTGGCATGAACCTGAAGGCTTTATTTATTGCTGCCCCAATACTGGTGCTTGCTGTCATTGTATCTGGTGTGTCCTTTATGTACTGTAGAAA GAAAATGAGCAGTCTTCGACAGTACAATCTTCTCAATAATCATGATGATACTGATGCAATGCTTGATGATGATGAGGCTCCACTTGATTTAAATGCTGATTTTGGAATCCGTGAAAGTTCTAGAGATGATCATCTCTTGGAAAGTAGTG GTGGCAGTCACCTTGTAATGGtcactggaaattcctctgaccaTTCTGTgaattgttaa
- the LOC106060575 gene encoding ARL14 effector protein-like, with the protein MEIDNSNSNSSFSTQNGQVISIVDSESNDSNENELSKSNSGSQQNMTELLRTAQQESLSFDQNVPDDQVTSELKKLSLDQNGTFMADFDPEKSKREMRKMNRRLYKNSKRGYLYDERGFLLENSWDLCDCLNKNCPGCHFPCPKCASPKCGNDCRCNRKYIVDLIEIEGTDVIYSFPE; encoded by the exons atGGAGATTGACAATTCCAATAGCAACTCAAGTTTTTCAACTCAAAATGGTCAAGTAATTTCTATAGTTGACAGTGAATCTAATGACTCCAATGAAAATGAACTATCAAAAAGTAATAGTGGTTCACAGCAGAATATGACAGAGCTACTAAGGACTGCTCAACAAGAATCATTATCATTTGATCAGAACGTACCTGATGAT CAAGTTActtctgaattaaaaaaattatctttagaCCAAAATGGAACTTTTATGGCTGATTTTGATCCTGAAAAATCAAAAAGAGAGATGCGTAAGATGAACAGGAGATTGTATAAAAA tTCCAAGAGAGGATATTTGTATGACGAAAGGGGTTTTCTGTTGGAAAACTCCTGGGATCTGTGTGACTGTTTGAATAAGAACTGTCCAGGCTGCCACTTCCCTTGTCCGAAATGTGCTTCACCTAAATGTGGCAATGACTGTAGGTGCAATAGAAAGTATATTGTTGACTTGATTGAGATTGAAGGAACTGATGTTATATACAGCTTTCCAGAATAA